One genomic region from Streptomyces sp. SID8374 encodes:
- a CDS encoding DUF6415 family natural product biosynthesis protein, whose protein sequence is MTSTHQVLHQDAVAAELPLDRGPYECLVTAVLAWAGSQSLPASDCEQLALQLTGHAREVAADVRRLAKQLPESSGRRALADMVLTEADQRLGAPLKGTVQCVQERAQVVRSLYARLDRLTDQGPETAPAAPSP, encoded by the coding sequence ATGACCAGTACCCACCAGGTCCTGCACCAGGACGCGGTCGCCGCGGAGCTCCCGCTCGACCGGGGCCCGTACGAGTGCCTCGTCACGGCGGTGCTCGCCTGGGCCGGCTCGCAGTCGCTCCCGGCCAGCGACTGCGAGCAGCTCGCCCTGCAGCTGACCGGACACGCCCGCGAGGTCGCCGCCGACGTACGGCGGCTCGCGAAGCAGCTGCCGGAGTCCAGCGGACGGCGGGCGCTCGCCGACATGGTCCTCACCGAAGCGGACCAGCGCCTGGGCGCCCCGCTGAAGGGCACGGTGCAGTGCGTCCAGGAGCGCGCCCAGGTCGTCCGCTCGCTGTACGCCCGGCTCGACCGGCTGACGGACCAGGGCCCCGAGACCGCGCCCGCCGCTCCGTCCCCCTGA